In Molothrus aeneus isolate 106 chromosome 4, BPBGC_Maene_1.0, whole genome shotgun sequence, the following are encoded in one genomic region:
- the WDR1 gene encoding WD repeat-containing protein 1, with amino-acid sequence MPYEIKKVFASLPQVERGVSKIIGGDPKGNNFLYTNGKCVVIRNIDNPAIADIYTEHAHQVVVAKYAPSGFYIASGDVSGKLRIWDTTQKEHLLKYEYQPFAGKIKDLAWTEDSKRIAVVGEGREKFGAVFLWDSGSSVGEITGHNKVINSVDMKQTRPYRLATGSDDNCAAFFEGPPFKFKFTLSDHTRFVNCVRFSPDGNRFATASADGQIFVYDGKTGEKVCALGGGKAHDGGIYAISWSPDSSQLLSASGDKTAKIWDVGANSIVNTFNMGSNVLDQQLGCLWQKDHLLTISLSGYINYLDKNNPNKPLRVIKGHSKSIQCLTVHKNGGKSYIYSGSNDGHINYWDSETGENDGFSGKGHTNQVSRMAVDEMDQLVTCSMDDTVRYTNLSKRDYSGQDAVKMDVQPKCLAVGPGGYTVVLCIGQIVLMKDKKKCFAIDDLGYEPEAVAIHPTGSTAAVGGADGNVHLYSIQGTSLKSDDKTLEAKGPVTDLAYSHDGAFLAVCDANKVVTVFSVADGYAEHNVFYGHHAKVVCIAWSPDNEHFASGGMDMMVYVWTVSDPETRVKIPDAHRLHHVSGLAWLDEHTLVTTSHDASVKEWSISYN; translated from the exons ATGCCGTACGAGATCA AAAAAGTGTTCGCCAGCCTTCCACAGGTTGAACGAGGCGTTTCCAAAATTATTGGAGGTGATCCTAAGGGCAACAATTTTCTTTATACCAATGGAAAATGTGTCGTCATCAGGAACATTGAT AATCCTGCAATTGCTGACATCTACACTGAGCATGCCCACCAGGTTGTAGTTGCCAAGTATGCTCCTAGTGGATTCTACATAGCATCTGGAG ATGTCTCTGGAAAGCTGAGAATCTGGGATACTACACAGAAGGAACACCTACTGAAGTATGAGTATCAGCCATTTGCAGGAAAAATCAAGGACCTTGCATGGACTGAAGACAGCAAGAGAATTGCTGTGGttggagaaggaagggaaaa GTTTGGAGCAGTGTTCCTGTGGGATAGTGGCTCTTCTGTTGGTGAGATTACTGGGCACAATAAAGTGATCAACAGCGTGGACATGAAACAAACGAGACCATATCGGCTGGCAACCGGCAGTGATGACAACTGCGCTGCCTTCTTTGAGGGACCGCCTTTCAAGTTCAAGTTTACACTAAGC GACCATACACGGTTTGTGAACTGTGTGAGATTTTCTCCTGATGGGAACAGATTTGCTACAGCAAGTGCAGATGGGCAG ATTTTTGTCTATGATGGGAAGACTGGAGAGAAAGTGTGTGCTCTTGGTGGAGGCAAAGCACATGATGGAGGTATTTATGCT ATTAGTTGGAGCCCTGACAGTAGTCAGTTGCTTTCTGCTTCTGGAGATAAAACTGCTAAAATCTGGGATGTTGGTGCTAATTCTATTGTAAATACTTTTAACATGGGATCAAACGTGTTGGATCAGCAGCTGGGTTGCTTGTGGCAGAAAGACCATTTACTGACTATCTCCCTGTCTGGCTATATCAATTATTTGGACAAGAACAATCCAAATAAGCCTTTACGTGTCATAAAG GGTCATAGTAAGTCAATTCAGTGTCTTACAGTGCACAAAAATGGTGGAAAGTCCTATATTTACTCTGGAAGTAATGATGGTCATATTA ATTATTGGGATTCTGAAACTGGAGAGAATGATGGCTTTTCTGGGAAAGGCCACACAAACCAGGTTTCTAGAATGGCAGTGGATGAAATGGACCAGCTGGTCACCTGCAGCATGGATGACACTGTACGCTACACCAACCTTAGCAAGAGAGATTACAG TGGCCAGGATGCTGTGAAAATGGATGTTCAGCCAAAATGTTTAGCTGTGGGTCCTGGTGGTTATACTGTAGTTTTATGCATTGGACAA ATTGTCTTGatgaaagataagaaaaaatgttttgcaattGATGACCTTGGCTATGAGCCAGAAGCTGTAGCCATTCACCCCACAGGAAgtacagcagcagtgggaggagCG GATGGGAATGTCCATTTGTATTCAATCCAAGGAACCTCTTTGAAAAGCGATGATAAGACTTTGGAAGCTAAAGGTCCTGTTACTGACCTGGCATATTCTCACGATGGTGCCTTTCTTGCAGTCTGTGATGCAAACAAAGTAGTCACTGTCTTTAGTGTTGCTGATGGCTATGCG GAGCATAACGTCTTTTACGGACACCATGCAAAAGTTGTTTGCATTGCATGGTCACCAGACAATGAACACTTTGCTTCTGGAGGCATGGACATGATGGTGTATGTTTGGACTGTGAGTGATCCAGAGACCAGAGTCAAGATACCAG ATGCTCACAGACTACATCATGTCAGCGGCTTGGCGTGGCTGGATGAACATACTCTGGTAACAACATCCCACGATGCTTCTGTTAAAGAGTGGTCTATCTCCTACAATTGA